One window of the Ammospiza nelsoni isolate bAmmNel1 chromosome 17, bAmmNel1.pri, whole genome shotgun sequence genome contains the following:
- the SOCS1 gene encoding suppressor of cytokine signaling 1: MVAHSKVSADNALGADPRRLLDPPARDPSQARGFPGPGRPGAVQAQGNTHFRTFRSQADFSSITRASSLLDACGFYWGPLSVSAAHEKLKSEPEGTFLIRDSTQKNCFFAISVKTATGPTSIRINFQTGRFSLDGSKETFDCLFKLLEHYLSSPRKVLVTPLRKVRVQPLQELCRKSIVKTFGRENLNQIPLNPVLKDYLKSFPFQI, from the coding sequence ATGGTAGCGCACAGCAAGGTGTCAGCAGATAATGCACTTGGAGCAGACCCAAGACGGCTTCTTGACCCTCCGGCACGGGATCCCTCCCAGGCACGAGGCTTCCCGGGCCCCGGCCGGCCCGGcgctgtgcaggcacagggcaaCACGCACTTCCGAACCTTTCGCTCGCAGGCGGATTTCAGCAGCATCACTCGAGCCAGCAGCCTGCTGGATGCCTGTGGCTTCTACTGGGGGCCTCTGAGTGTCAGTGCTGCCCACGAGAAGCTGAAGTCTGAGCCCGAGGGCACATTCCTcatcagggacagcacacaAAAGAATTGCTTCTTTGCCATCAGTGTTAAGACTGCAACTGGGCCCACCAGTATCCGGATTAATTTTCAGACTGGGCGTTTCAGCCTGGATGGCAGCAAAGAGACTTTTGACTGTCTTTTTAAGCTGCTGGAACATTACCTAAGCTCCCCGAGGAAGGTACTGGTTACCCCCCTTCGCAAGGTCCGGGTGCAGCcgctgcaggagctctgccgGAAAAGCATCGTGAAGACTTTTGGAAGAGAGAACTTAAATCAGATCCCACTCAATCCTGTTTTAAAAGACTACCTGAAATCCTTCCCATTTCAGATATAA